Part of the Desulfatiglans sp. genome, AGAGGAGGTATCTATTATAAACTGTCTTACACTGGGTATCAGGGACTATGTTACAAAGTGCGGCTTTAAAAAGGTACTTGTTGGCTTATCAGGCGGTCTGGATTCATCCCTTGTGGCCTTTATAGCCGCAAAGGCACTTGGCCCTGAAAATGTTACAGGCATAAGTATGCCTTCACAATATACATCAGACCTGAGTAAAAGATGTGCAAGAGACCTTGCTAAAAACCTGGCCATCCATTTTGATGAAATCCCGATTACAGATATCTTTGACAGCTATAAGAGCGCCCTTTCCCACATGTTTAAGGGGCTCAAGGAGAATGAGACAGAGGAGAACCTGCAGGCCAGGATCAGGGGCAGCATACTTATGGCCATGTCAAACAAATTTAATGCACTGCTCTTAACTACAGGGAACAAATCCGAGACAGCCACCGGTTACTGCACTCTGTATGGTGACATGTGCGGTGCGCTTGCTGTTATTTCAGATGTGCCAAAGACCATATGTTACAGGGTGGCAAGGTTTATAAACAGGGAAAAAGTGATAATCCCGCAGGAGATCATAGAGCGTCCGCCATCTGCTGAGTTGAGGCCAAACCAGACAGACCAGGACTCTTTACCCCCATATGATATGCTTGATCAATTAATAGAAAATATTGTGGAAAAAAATCTTTCCTTTGAAGAGATAGTAGAACAGGGATATGATCCCTCTATCGTAAAGGATACATTCAGACGTATAGTAATTAATGAATATAAGCGAAGGCAGGCATCACCCGGCCTCAAGGTAACCTCAAAGGCATTCGGATATGGAAGGAGGTATCCCATAGCCAGAGGGGGAGAATTTTTTTAAATACGAAGTTGGAAGTTCGAAGTTTGAAGTTAATTTCGAACTTTAGTTACTTCACACTTCGAACTTGATTTTAAGGAGAAACAAATGCGATCAGACAAGATGAAAAAGGGATTGGAAAGGGCGCCTCACAGGTCTTTATGCAAGGCAATGGGGCTTACAGATGATGAATTAAACAGACCGATAATCGGCATAGCAAACTCGGCAAACGAGGTGATACCGGGCCATATCCATTTAGACAGCCTTGTAACATCCATCAAGATGGGTATAGCCATGAATGGCGGCACACCACTGGAGTTTCCCACAATAGGCGTTTGCGATGGTATTGCCATGAACCATGAGGGGATGAAATATTCACTGATTTCAAGGGAACTGATTGCAGACTCTGTAGAGATAATGGCCACTGCCTACCCCTTTGACGGCCTTGTGCTTGTATGCAACTGCGACAAGATCGTACCGGGCATGCTTATGGCCATGCTCAGGCTTAACATACCCTCTATTATCATAAGCGGAGGGCCAATGCTGGCAGGAAAGGTCAGGGATAGGAATATTGATCTTATTACTGTCTTTGAAGCAGTAGGCGCAAGAAAGGCAGGCAAGATCACCGAGGATGAGCTTCATGACATGGAAGAAAACGCGTGCCCTGGGGCTGGATCATGTTCAGGGATGTTTACAGCAAACTCCATGAACTGCCTGAGTGAGGCACTTGGCCTTGCCCTCCCCGGAAACGGCACCATCCCTGCTGTAATGGCAGAAAGACAGAGGCTTGCCAAGGAGGCAGGTAAACGAATAATGAAGCTTGTAGCTGATGACATAAAGCCAAGGGACATTGCCACCATGGAGGCATTTGAAAACGCCATGCATGTGGAGATGGCTATAGGCAGCTCAACAAACACAGTGCTGCACCTCCCTGCTATTGCCCATGAAGCAGGCTTTAAGCTTGATCTTGACCTCTTTAACAAGATAAGCGCAGAGACACCCAACCTTTGCAAGATATCTCCGGCAGGGTCAGCCCATATAGAAGACCTCCATGCAGCAGGGGGTGTAACAGCGGTTATGGGAGAGCTGATGAAAAAAGGGCTGCTCCATAAAGATATAATCACAGTAACCGGTAAAAAGGTTAAAGAGATTGTGGGGAAGGCAGAGTCCCTTGATCCTGATATCATAAAAAAGATCGATGCCCCCTATTCTGCTGATGGCGGTCTTGCAATACTTTTTGGTAACCTTGCCCCGCTTGGCGCTGTTGTTAAAAAGTCTGCTGTTGACCCATCAATGCTCGCCCACTCAGGCCCTGCACGAATCTATAACAGTGAAGAGGAGGCCATGAAGGCCATTATGGATGAGAAGATCAAAAAGGGTGATGTAATAGTAATCCGTTATGAAGGTCCTAAAGGGGGCCCTGGCATGAGGGAGATGTTATCCCCAACATCCGCCCTTGCAGGGGTCGGCCTGGATAAAGAGGTTGCGCTTATAACAGACGGCAGGTTCTCAGGCGGCACACGCGGAGCAGCCATAGGCCATGTATCACCGGAGGCACAGGAGGGCGGGCCCATAGGAATACTCATGGAAGGGGATATAATTGAGATAAATATACCTGCACGTACACTCAATGTAAAACTCACGGACGAGGAGATTAAAAAGCGTTCCGCTGAATGGAAAAGGCCGGATTACAAGGTGAAGATAGGCTATCTTTACAGGTATGCAAAACAGGTAACCTCAGCCAATACAGGCGCTATATTCAAGGAATGATATATATGGATAATCTACTGGTAACAGGCGGGAGCGGTTTTATAGGGAGCAACTTTATCAGGTATCTGCTTGAGGATGCTGATTTCAGGGGTCGAATTATCAATCTTGATAAACTCACCTACGCAGGTAACCCGGAAAACCTGGAGGGGCTTAACGAGAAATACCCTGGACGCTACATCTTTATCAAGGCAGACATATGCAGCATGGATGCAATAGAGCCTCTGTTCAGTGCATATTCAATAGATACGGTCTGCCATTTTGCAGCAGAATCCCATGTTGACAGATCAATTGTTGGCCCATCAGATTTTATTTATACAAATATCATCGGCACATTCAACCTGCTTGAATGTGCCAGAAAATACCAGAATAATATTAAGCTCTTTCATCATGTGAGCACAGATGAGGTCTTTGGGAGTCTTGGCACAGAGGGGCTTTTCACTGAGACCACACCATACAAACCAAACAGCCCCTATTCCGCATCCAAGGCATCATCTGATCACCTGGTGCGGGCATATTTCAAGACCTATAATCTCCCTGTCACCATCTCAAATTGCAGTAATAATTATGGCCCATACCAATTTCCTGAAAAGCTGATACCCTTAATTATCCTTAATGCCCTTTCCGAGATACAGCTTCCGGTTTATGGCGACGGGAAAAATGTGCGTGACTGGCTCTATGTAAAAGACCATTGCAGCGCCATAAAAATGGTAATGGACAGGGGTAAAAGGGGTGAGACATACAATATTGGCGGTAATAATGAGATGGAGAACATCCGCATTGTTGAACTGATATGTGATTATCTGGATAAAAATGAAAAACCTAAAAATCACAAATCAAGAAGGGATTTGATCACATTTGTAAAGGACAGGCCCGGTCATGACAGGCGTTATGCCATAGACTCCACTAAGATACAGAGGGATTTAGGCTGGCATCCTTCAGAGTCATTTGAGACCGGTCTTGAAAAGACAATAAGATGGTACCTTGATAACAGGGGCTGGATAGATCGTGTAAAAAGCGGTGAATACCAGTCATGGATAGATAAACAATATGGGAAACCAATATAAAGGAGCATCCAATTGAAGGGAATTATACTTGCTGGCGGATCAGGGACACGTTTATATCCATTAACAAGGGTGGTAAGTAAACAACTTTTACCAATCTATGACAAACCAATGATATATTATCCTCTGAGCATCCTGATGGCAGGGGGCATAAGAGAGATATTAATAATAAGCACACCGGTTGATCTCCCAGGCTTTAAAAGGCTCCTTGGGGATGGGTCAAAACTTGGCATAAGGTTTACATATGAGGAGCAGCCCAGCCCTGACGGCCTTGCACAGGCATTTACCATCGGTAAAAAGTTTATCGGCAAGGATAATGTATGCCTTATACTTGGAGACAATATCTTTTATGGCAACAATCTTGATGCCATACTAAAGAATGCAGTAAAACTGGATAAAGGCGGCCTTATATTCGGTTACCTTGTTAAAGACCCTGAAAGATATGGCGTTGTGGAGTTTGATAAGGATAAAAATGTTGTAGGCATTGAAGAAAAACCGGCCAAGCCAAAATCCAGGTATGCTGTGCCGGGCCTCTATATGTATGACAACAGCGTGATAGAGATAGCGGAAAACCTTAAGCCCTCTCCACGCGGAGAGTATGAGATAACCGATGTAAACCTTGAATACTTAAGACGCGGTCAGCTGAGGGTGGAGCTTTTAGGCAGAGGGTTTGCCTGGCTCGATACAGGAACCCATGAGGCGCTTCAGCAGGCATCAAATTATGTTGAGACCATACAGGAGCGGCAGGGGATCAAGATATCCTGTATTGAGGAGATAGCCTATCAGCTCGGTTATATTAACGCTGAACAGCTTATGGATCTGGCAAAGGAATACAGGAACAATGAGTATGGCAGATACCTTATCTCCATAGTGGACGGGGAGCAGACTTAATGCCAGTATCATTTATAAAAACAGACCTTCCCGGTGCAGTTATTATAGAGTCAGCCGTATTCAATGACGCAAGGGGCTTTTTTCTGGAGACATACCATTTTACCAGGTATGCTGAAAATGGCATTAGCACACCGTTTATACAGGACAACCATTCACACTCAGTCAAAGGCACCCTGCGCGGGCTCCACTACCAGCTCAAACACCCTCAGGGTAAACTCATTTATGTGGTAAGGGGCGAGATATATGATGTGGCAGTGGATATAAGAAAAGGTTCACCCTTTTTCGGTAAATGGACCGGTGCGGTTTTATCTGATAAAAACAAGAGACAGTTTTATATACCGCCCGGTTTTGCGCATGGCTTCTGTGTTATGAGTGAAGAGGCGGATGTAACATATAAATGTACAGACGTATATTCTCCCGGTGATGAATATGGCATTGCATGGAATGCGCCTGATATAGGTATTGACTGGCCAATAGAAAAGCCCCTCTTATCAGAAAAGGACAGCAGATACCCCCCGCTCAGGGATACACAGGAAGGGCATTTGCCTGTTTATCGGAATGAATAAGATGCATTTTTAACCGCGAAACACACGAACCACACGAAAAGTTTTATTTTCCTTTTTTTTACTTTCGCGCCTTTCGCGTAATTCGCGGTTCAGGGTTTTATCTTTTAGCCCAACCCCTATCTTTTTATCATGTCCATCAGGTCACTGGAGCACTGGAACCTTATGCCATTCTCAGTAAGGATCTCCTCTGTGGCAGCTTCCATATCAGCCTTCCTGAAGATCATGGTCTCTACAAAATTACCCTCAAAATTTATCTCAATATACTCTTTGGAGTTCTGTAAAACCTCAACCAGATGTCTTATATTCTTTATCTTTATACCATTTATATCTTTTATAACCTGGGCCATTGGATCACCGTACCCCTTTGTGATACGGTTGGAAAACATCCTTGATGATATAACAATCAGCTGCTCCTGCTCCTCTGTTGCTGTGTCATTGAGCCTTGTGATCAGGGGGCTTGAACTCCTTAAAAGATTTCCCAGCCACTCTCTCTGAAGATACCTTAAAAAATCATTTGTAGCGGGTGAAAACACCAGAGGCCCATATATGAAATAGCTTGGATACCCATCCTTTAAATCCGGCACAAGAGAATTTTTTTCTCTTAAAAGCGGCATATCAATTATTATCTCTTTCCCATCGCGTAAAACAGTCAGGCTTATATGCCCCTTTTTTTCCATATGCTGAATCAGGTATGCAAAATGGAGGCGCATGCCATCCTTTGTTATGATCTTTCCATCATTATCTATCTTCTCATCACCTATCTTTGTAATAATATCCCATTTCTTTAATAAACCCTTGTCACCATCGCCATAGGGGGTTGTAACCATCATACCTGTCTGGATTTTATCCAGTTTAAGCTTTTCCCTCAGTGCATCATTTTCAAGGGTCTGAAGCTGGTCAAACATCATGGGTTTGCCATCATATCTGCCATCTTCCATATCCTTTAAAAAGATATTGACCTCCTCAACCGGGATAATATACCCGATATTATCCGCCTGCCTGATCCCGCTGAAGACAATGCCGATTATCTCATTTTCTGATATGGCCGGGCCACCGCTGTTGCCCGGATTAAGGGCAGCATCTACCTGTATCCTTAAGCCCGCGGTATTATAATAATATGGGCTGAACTCTATCCTTGAGATGATGCCCCCTGTCACAGAAACACCCGTCCCCCCTATGGGGTATCCATAGGCATTTACCTTCTGTCCGGTCTTTGGCACTATTGCAGATAGTGTCAATGGCGGGTGGTCACTGAAAAAGGCGCCATCATCCACCTCAAGCAGGGCCAGGTCAATACCTGGTGCAATACCTTTCACCTTTGCGGGTAATTTATCTGCGGACTGGTATGGCTGCACATAAACCTGGCTCGCATACATTACCACATGGGCATTGGTGAGTATCCTGTTTCCGGCAATAATAACACCCGTGCCCGATATCTCATTAGCCGGCATCTTGGACCAGGGATTAAATACATCCGGTCTTCTCTGATTTGTATGTATCTTTACAACCGATTTTTCTATCTCCAGCTGTGCATTGGCAGGATAAATCGTTGTGATGGCAGCAGCAATAGCAAGTAATATGATTTTATAAGAAAAGACCTTAATGGGATTATCACGCATCTGTTTTCAGTACCTCCACACCTCATAATATATTTACTAAAACATCGGACTGTCATTCTCTGCACTTTCAGGCATATCCTGGCATACATCCCAGTGCTCAACCAGCTTCTCGTTTTCAACCCTGAAGATATCCACAATGGCATATCCAGGTTCGTCCTGTTCAGGCTGAAAATGATAATGTATGGCGACAAGGTCATTTTCCGCGAGTATCCTTTTGAGGTAATATCCGGGCTTTGGGTGTATCTCCCAGAAATCCTGAAAAAATTTTATAAGGGCTGCCTTGCCATGCCCTGCGCCGGGGTTATGCTGTCTGTATGAAGGGCCGAGCAGTTCATCAAGCACCTTTACATCATGACCTATCATAAATTCATTAAGGAACCTCATTACCAGTTTCTTGTTATATTCAATCGACATTTATGCCTCCAATAAATAATAGTTTTTAGTGATCAACCGAAAAACACTGGCAAAAAACTACCTGATGTTCATCCGGTAACTGTTTTTTTACAGGATGGAATGTTCAGCAGCCAGCAAATTTTTGATTTTGATGCCTTAAGCTGATGGCTGAAAGCTCAAAGCTGATTTATATTCAGAGAATATGTAAATAAAGAATATTATTCAAGTTATTTTCAGCCCGACCGATAATAAGTTCAGCAGATTATCACCTTTTTAATGGTAATTCATGGAAATGATCCTCACTCACAAAAATGCAGACTTTGATGCCATTGCCTCTTCCATTGCTGCATCCATGGTCTATCCGGGTGCAATGCCATACCTTCCGGCAAGCATCAACCCCAATGTAAAAAACTTCCTCTCTATGCATAAATATAAACTCAAGTATCAGGAATCAGGAAACCCTCAGGATCTAGATTCAGTAAAAAGGATCATAATAGTGGATGCCAACAGGTGGGAAAGGATTGAAAATTCAGAGCGTTATTCCTCACTTAATGCGGCCTTTCATGTCTGGGATCATCACCCTGGTGAGTCAGATATCAATGCTGAATGGAGTTGCGTCCAGGATTGCGGTTCTGCAACGAGTCTCCTGGTAACGAAAATCATAGAAAAGCGTATCCCCGTTTCAGTGATTGAGGCGACCCTCTTCCTTGCGGGCATTTATGAGGATACCGGGAATCTATCATTTCCAGGAAGCAGGGGCATAGATGCAAGGGCAGTTGCCTTTCTCCTGGATAATGGCGCTGACCTAGACATTGTGAACAGTTTTCTCAAACCCAAATATGGCCATATCCAGAAACAGCTCCTTTTCAGGATGATTGAAAAGGGAAATATAGAAGAGGTAAACGGCAACAGGGTAAGCATTAATTTTACTGAGGTCAAAGGGCATTCGCCCGGTCTTTCACTTATCGTGGATATATACCACAGGATAATGGGTGTTGATGTAGTCTTTGGCGTTTTTATTGACAAAAAAAGGAATCAGAGCGCTGTTATAGGCAGAAGCGCTGTAGATTCTATAAATATAGGTTTTATTTTAAGCCATCTTGATAATGGCGGTGGCCGTCCAAGGGCAGGTTCAGGTGTCATAAAATCTGTTGACCAGAGGCATATCAGAGAGATGATAATAGATATCATGAAGACAAAACAGCCATCTTCTCCAAGTATAGGCGATCTTATGTCATACCCTGTGATAACTGTGTCTGAAACAGCAACCATGAAGGAGGTGGCCATGCTCTTTCGTGAAAAGGGGTGCACAGGTGTCCCTGTAACAAGGGAAAAATCCATTGTGGGCATTATCTCTCGCAGCGACTTTAAAAAGGTAAAGGATACAAAACAGATGGAAGCACCTGTAAAGGCATTTATGTCAGAGAAGGTCATCAATATAGACCTTAACAGCACTGTATCGAGCGCTACCCGTCTTATGGTAAAACATGATATAGGCAGACTCCCTGTTATGAAGGAAAATGAGCTTATAGGCATTATCACACGAACAGACGCCATGAGATTTTTTTATGACCTGCTTCCTGAATAGAGTACATCCGGGAACAGGCCATTTCCGGATGCAGCTTTGAGCTTTCAACTAACAAATTAAACCATATTTCTGTCTTTTAAGTATAGTAAACTAAAACATAACCTGTTATATTGCGCCATACTATATCCAGATTTAAACAGTTTTAAAAAAATTGAGGGCAACAAATGCTTAAGACAATGAAGGCGCCGGGCATGTATATTCAGGGTTACAATGTTATTGATGAATTTGCCACACATGTTACACGACTGGGAAAAAGACCCTTTATAATAGGAGGCAAAACCGCCCTTTCGCGTGTTGAAAAGAGGATGCTACCGGGCATCAACATCTATGACCTTGAATGCAGTTTTTCTGTTTTTACAGGAAGGGGCACAAAAAAGGATGCCCTTGACCTTTCATCCAGGGCGCTTAGTCACAAGGCCGATGTTATTGTAGGGGTAGGAGGAGGTCTTGCTATTGATACTGCCAAGGCTGTTTCCCACCAGACAGACCTTCCTCTCATAATTATTCCCACAGTAGCATCAACAGATGCACCATGCAGCTCTGTTGCATTGCAGTATACCTGGGATCATATTATAGATGAGATAATCCTGTTAAAAAGAAATCCTGACATTGTAATTGTCGATACCAGGATAATAACCGAGGCGCCTGTGCGTTATTTTGTAGCGGGTATGGGTGATGCCCTTTCAACCTGGTTTGAAGCAAACACCTGCAATTTGACAGGCGCAAAAAACCTTGCGAATGCACGACCGACCCTTGCCGGGAATGCCATTGCGAAACTTACCTATGACACTGTTATGCAGTATGGTGAGTCTGCAAAAATGGCAGTTGACCTCAAGATTGTCACCCCTGCCGTGGAAATGGTAATAGAGGCCAACTGCTATTTAAGCTCCATCGGATTTGAGAACTGCGGGCTTGGGGCTGCCCACTCCTTTGGTATAGGGGTTGGTTCACTTAATGGGACAGAGGCTTGTCTTCACGGGGAACTGGTCAGTTTCGGCGTAATAGCAAACCTTCTGATAGAGAATTACCCATTTGAAGAAATAGAAAAAGTATTAAAATTCTGCATTGCTGTAGGTCTTCCTGTCACACTAAAAGAGCTTGGGGTGGATGACCTCTCGAGAGAAAACATCCAGTTTGCAGGAAAGGGCTGTTTCGGGCCGGGCTCAAACCTGAAGAATCTTTCATTTGATGTAACTGAGGAGCTTGCCTCTGATATCATTCTGGCCGCGGATGCCCTGGGGAGAAGATATAAAGATATTGACAAATAGTATCCAGTGAAAAAAAACAGGATTTTTTAAAAAAGTTGTTGATATATTTGCATAAAATATTGTTATATAGCCGACTAAATTCAAGGATAATTTAGAGCGGTAAAACAGTCATCTTCAATTGGACAAGGATACAGATACTCTACTGATAAAAGGTTTGAATAATGAGTCTTTTCAATTTTAAGAGACCCTCTGGAAAAGGCGGTTTCAGACATGGCATCCATCCCCCTGAAAACAAGGGTATCTCAGGGACATCAAAGATAGAGGTTGTAAAAGGAGCTGAAACAGTCACGCTTCCACTTCTACAGCATGTGGGGGCACCGGCCAGGCAGATTGTCGAACTAAAACAGGTGGTAAAATTCGGCGAGACAGTTGCCGCAGGAGAGGCATTTATTTCCGCCTCAATACATTCCCCTGTTTCAGGAATCGTTAAAAATAATAGAAATGTGACTATGGTGAATGGGAGACGTCTACCGGCTGTTGTTATAAAGAGTGAAGGGGAACAGACTGCTCCGAAAATATTGTGGGATGAACTTACCTCAGATGACTGGTCACTAGATAAGATATCCTCCTATGATCCTCAGCATATATCAAAAGTAATCAGGGATTCAGGGATTGTGGGACTTGGCGGCGCTGCATTTCCTGCCCATGTAAAAATCGCCCCAAATGATAAACGGAAAATCGATACGCTCCTCATAAACGGATGTGAATGTGAGCCCTACCTTACCAGCGACTACAGGCTTATGATTGAAGCGCCTCATTCGATCGTTGCCGGCTCCCTTATAGCGGCTCATGCAATATCTGCAGGGCAGACAATTATCTGCATAGAAGACAATAAGCCTGAGGCAATGCTGAAACTCAGACAGGTGGCTCAAGGAACATCCATAAAGGTGGCAGTGCTTAAGACAAAATACCCGCAGGGGGGAGAAAAACAGCTTATAAAATCAGTGCTGGGGCTTGAGGTTCCGCTTGGAGGCCTTCCAGGGGATATTGGTGTAAATGTAGGTAATACAGGTACTATGGCTGCCATCGCAATGGCGGTATTTAAGGGAAGGCCACTGACCCACAGGGTAGTAAGCATCTCAGGTAAGGGGATTAACATTCCAAAAAATCTTTTCATTCCCCTTGGCATCTCTGTTGGAGAGATAATCGCCTGCTGCGGCGGGCTCAGGGAAGAGGCATGCAGGATTGTGGCCGGAGGCCCCATGATGGGATTTGCCTTCGCTGACCTTTCAACGCCTGTTATAAAGGGGAATACAGGTATAATTGTACTGTCAAAAGAGGAGATCAGTGAAGGTAAAGAGACCTCATGCATCAGGTGCGGGAGATGCGTTGATGCCTGCCCAATGAACCTTGTCCCGACAAGGCTTGCATTGGCCTCAAGATATAATAATTTGGATGTTGCATTAAAATACAACATTAATGCATGTTTTGAATGCGGGTGCTGCGCCTATGTGTGCCCGGCTAAAATAAATCTAGTGCAGTTGATAAGGTCAGGCAAAAGACTTGCAGCAAATCAACAGGCATTAAATAAAGGTAAATAAACCATGCCTGAAATTACAGACTCAAACAATATTATAAAAAGAGAACCAGTGATCCATGTGACCTCTTCTCCCCATATCCTTGACAGGGGGGCAGGAACAAGAAGAATTATGATAGATGTTATTATTGCCCTGATCCCGGTCATGTTGGTATCTCTCTTTTTCTTCAGATTATACGCTGTAAAGCAGATAGTTATATGCACTGGTTCATGCCTTACCGCTGAGTTCATTTTTGTGCGGCTGAGGGGAAAATCCATAACCATTAATGATTTTTCAGCGACTGTTACAGGCATTATCCTGGCATTTTCCCTTCCACCATCCATGCCCTGGTTTGCTGGCGTAATAGCGGGGTTTGCCGCCATTGGGCTGGGTAAGATTATTTATGGCGGTCTGGGTATGAACATCTTTAACCCGGCAATGGTTGGGAGGGCATTTGTAATTATGGCCTTTACCGGGATACTGGGTGCAGACGCCTACTCAAATCTATCCGGTGTGGCGGATGCAGTATCAGGCGCAACACCCCTTGCAGCATTGAAATACAGCAATATTCATACTGCGCTCCCAAATATGCTTATTGGTAACACGCCCGGCTCCATTGGAGAGACAAGCGTCCTGGCCAGCGTTACAGGAGGGTTGTATCTCATCTTGAGAAAGGCCGCATCATTGGAGATACCTTTAACTATTATTGCAGTAATTGCCCTTATATCCGGTATTGTTGATATTACCTACGGCCATGCAGGTCTCTTTTTTTATCACAATCTACTGGGCGGTGCGACCATGTTCGGGGCATTCTTTATTGCCACCGATCCTGTTACCTCGCCACTCACCTTCAAAGGTAAGCTCTGTTTTGGTATTGGCGTAGGATTTCTAACCATGATTATGAGGATGTACAGCGGTTATCCTGAAGGTTTTATGTTCGCAATCCTGTTGATGAACGCAATTACTCCCCTGATAAATCGCTGGTTTATACCAACACCATTCGGGGGGAAATAATATGGGCTCATTTAAAAACAATAACCTTTTGCAGGCATGGCTTGTTTTGCTGCTTTCAATATTTTTCAGTGTAACACTTGCGGCTGTCCACATCAGGCTCAGCCCTGTAATCGAAGAAAACAAGACCAGAGAGACAATGGAGAGGATACCGGCGTTAATTACCGGAGAAAGCAATACAGACTCCTCTTCTAGGCCCTTTACAATAAAGCAGAGAAGCATCCTGGCAGAAAAAAAGGGTATTGTAAAATCATATACGGTTTATGATGCCATTGATAATACAGGAAATGTGGCAGGCCATGTGGTAAAGGCATCAGGCCAGGGGTATGCTGATAAAATCGAGTTATTGATAGGGCTTGATGCAACTGCAAAAACAATCACCGGTCTTTTTATTCTCGACCAGAAGGAGACCCCTGGGCTGGGCAACAAGATTATTGAAGATGCATGGAGAAATCAGTTTAACGGCAAATCCTCCTATTCTCCTCTGGTTGCGATTAAAGGAAAATCGGTAAACGAGAATGAAATCGACGCTGTTTCAGGCGCAACCATTTCATCAAGAAGCGTAACTGACATCATTAACAGCGCCATAGGCGATGTAAAAAAGGATATAACGCTTACACCTGAATCAAATAACATGGAGAACAGATAATGGCCGATCAACCTACTGCCATTGAGAGATTTATCAACGGGATACTGCCTGAAAATCCGGTTTACAGACAACTGCTGGGACTCTGCCCTACCCTTGCGGTAACCAACGGAATGAAGCCTGCTATCACAATGGCCTGTTCTGTGGCCTTTGTTCTTCTGGGGGCAAATGTTGTTACAAGCCTCATAAGAAACCTGCTCAAGCCTCATCTTCGTATTGTGATCTTCACACTTACAATAGCCACCTTTGTTACAATAGCCGACAGATTTCTTGCTGCCTATTTTTTCCAGATGAGCAAGACTCTGGGGCCATATATACCGCTTATAATAGTCAACTGCATAATAATATGCCGTTGCGAGGTGTGCGCATCAAAACAACCGGTATTTGTTGCAGCATCAGACGCCATAGGGCAGTCAATTGGCTACGGCCTTGCCATTCTCAGTATTGCAGCAATAAGGGAGATACTTGGAACAGGAAGTCTCTTTGGTATTGCAGTTCTTCCTGCCTCATGGCCTGACTGGGTAATAATGGTTTTACCACCTGGCGCATTCATTACACTTGGGCTGATGCTGGGGCTTGTAAACTGGATCGACATGAAAAAATCCGGGAAATAAAATAGTGAAAGATATTTAAAATTATAATAGACAGGTGTTTGAATGAATTATCTT contains:
- a CDS encoding RnfABCDGE type electron transport complex subunit D; the encoded protein is MPEITDSNNIIKREPVIHVTSSPHILDRGAGTRRIMIDVIIALIPVMLVSLFFFRLYAVKQIVICTGSCLTAEFIFVRLRGKSITINDFSATVTGIILAFSLPPSMPWFAGVIAGFAAIGLGKIIYGGLGMNIFNPAMVGRAFVIMAFTGILGADAYSNLSGVADAVSGATPLAALKYSNIHTALPNMLIGNTPGSIGETSVLASVTGGLYLILRKAASLEIPLTIIAVIALISGIVDITYGHAGLFFYHNLLGGATMFGAFFIATDPVTSPLTFKGKLCFGIGVGFLTMIMRMYSGYPEGFMFAILLMNAITPLINRWFIPTPFGGK
- a CDS encoding FMN-binding protein → MGSFKNNNLLQAWLVLLLSIFFSVTLAAVHIRLSPVIEENKTRETMERIPALITGESNTDSSSRPFTIKQRSILAEKKGIVKSYTVYDAIDNTGNVAGHVVKASGQGYADKIELLIGLDATAKTITGLFILDQKETPGLGNKIIEDAWRNQFNGKSSYSPLVAIKGKSVNENEIDAVSGATISSRSVTDIINSAIGDVKKDITLTPESNNMENR
- the rsxE gene encoding electron transport complex subunit RsxE — translated: MADQPTAIERFINGILPENPVYRQLLGLCPTLAVTNGMKPAITMACSVAFVLLGANVVTSLIRNLLKPHLRIVIFTLTIATFVTIADRFLAAYFFQMSKTLGPYIPLIIVNCIIICRCEVCASKQPVFVAASDAIGQSIGYGLAILSIAAIREILGTGSLFGIAVLPASWPDWVIMVLPPGAFITLGLMLGLVNWIDMKKSGK